The DNA segment CAGAGGACTTGAAAGACATTTCCCGAACCAGCGACACCAATTCTGctgcaggagagttcccttctCTTTTTCAACTTCACGTTGGGAAAATGACTTTCTCTTCCACATCTCAATTTCCCCTAAACTTTGGCAAGTGAAGAGACATCAATCTGGCTATCCAATAGGACAGAAGGCGGGGCCCCGCACTCCCACTACAAACTTCGAACCACACGGTTGTTTTGTGCATGACTTATTTGCTAAGAAGAGCCAAGTTTCAGAGCGGCTCCATACACCAGCCCACGCACAGGTCCTGAGCGGACCAGAGAGCTCGGCGCCTCCCTCTTTCCGGCGGGGGAATGAAGTCCTGCAAGCCCAGCAACCCAGCGGCGGGAGCGCGTGCCGCGCCCCCGTGCGCGGGCGGCGCCGAGTGCGCGGGCACATGCTCCGGGGAGGGGCGGCTGGAGAGCGCGGCGCGCAGGCGCCTAGCGGCCAACGCGCGCGAGCGCCGCCGCATGCAGGGGCTCAACACGGCTTTTGACCGTCTGCGCAGGGTGGTACCCCAATGGGGCCAGGATAAAAAACTGTCCAAGTACGAGACCCTGCAGATGGCGCTGAGCTACATCATGGCTCTGACCCGCATCCTGGCCGAGGCAGAGCGATTCGGCTCCGAGCGGGACTGGGTCAATCTCCACTGTGAGCACTTCGGCCGAGACCACTACCTTCCGTTCGCGGGCGCGAAGCTGCCGGGCGAGAGCGAGCCCTACGGCCAAAGGCTCTTCAGCTTCCAGCCCGAGCCCTTCCAGATGGCCAGTTAGGACGCGCGACCCTGCCGGAATGAGACGCCCAGTGATCCGCGCTCTGGAGCCGTAACCTTCCCCCAAGTAGCTGGTCGGGCTATCGGTGGCGTAGGATGCATTCttagaataaaattaacaaatttcCAGGTTACTTTTATTCGCATCTCCAGTCCTAGGGACGCAATGactttattgcttttcttttattcctcctTAGTATGTTGTAGATTTCATTAATGGATCTTGGAATGGTTTTGATTGCTGAAAGTaatgccccctcccccttttctggACTACCTTGAgagaaaacaatcttaagaaaaataGGATTAGGTTATACTGCAGTTTTAGTCCTCACTTTCTTAAACTTTGTAGGTTTGTCCTGTTAGGGTGAAGTTACAGTATCTATTACTTGTGTATACTTAATACAGAGCTGCCTTCCTGTCTTATAAATGCAGTTATGCTTAGTGCATTGTGTGTCCATGCATGAAGCAGtagaaagttttctttctttccttctttttttggtaGAGTACATGGGCGTGAGtgctctgtattttttaaaactgtgtatACATTATTAAAGTAtagattttgtaaaatataataaaaacgtGGGTTTGTTTTTCATGCCAAGTGCCCTGCTAGTTTCCTGATGGCACTAAAGGCCTGTTTGTTTGGGGGGGTGATGATATTGAGTGCTTATCTGAGTAAAGATGTGGAGCGTTTAAATCTAATCCCACCAATTGGCAAAGTGCTGTTTTGTAATACTTCATCAAAAAAAGACAAGCTGATGAGAGTACAAGTAATTAATTTGAAAGTTTTCTCTGTCAACTTggaaatatagatatatttttcaaggtttttaaaaagattaaattaattgaaataatgTTTAGCTTTT comes from the Balaenoptera ricei isolate mBalRic1 chromosome 16, mBalRic1.hap2, whole genome shotgun sequence genome and includes:
- the ATOH7 gene encoding transcription factor ATOH7, producing the protein MKSCKPSNPAAGARAAPPCAGGAECAGTCSGEGRLESAARRRLAANARERRRMQGLNTAFDRLRRVVPQWGQDKKLSKYETLQMALSYIMALTRILAEAERFGSERDWVNLHCEHFGRDHYLPFAGAKLPGESEPYGQRLFSFQPEPFQMAS